The Nyctibius grandis isolate bNycGra1 chromosome 23, bNycGra1.pri, whole genome shotgun sequence genome contains a region encoding:
- the SFT2D2 gene encoding vesicle transport protein SFT2B isoform X1 codes for MDKLKRVLSGRDAEEPSGLSEVIDSTSLGWGTRVKGFIACFAIGCLCSLLGSCLLWVPKKGLMLFAVFYTLGNIASIGSTIFLMGPMKQLKRMFEPTRLIATIVMLSCLILTLCSAFWWRKAGLALLFCILQFFALAWYSISFIPFARDAVKKCVSVCLS; via the exons ATGGACAAGCTCAAGCGGGTGCTGAGCGGCCGCGACGCGGAGGAGCCGAGCGGGCTCTCGGAG GTTATTGATTCAACTTCGTTAGGTTGGGGCACCAGAGTGAAAGGCTTCATTGCTTGTTTTGCAATAGGATGCCTGTGCTCGCTCTTG GGTAGTTGTCTGCTATGGGTACCAAAGAAGGGGCTGATGCTCTTTGCAGTGTTTTATACACTGGGGAACATTGCATCTATTGGGAG cacTATTTTTCTTATGGGACCAATGAAACAATTGAAAAGGATGTTTGAGCCCACACGTTTGATTGCTACTATTGTTATGCTG tcATGTCTCATACTAACACTGTGTTCTGCTTTCTGG tgGCGTAAGGCAGGACTGGCACTCCTTTTCTGCATCTTACAGTTTTTTGCCTTGGCATG GTACAGCATTTCCTTCATACCATTTGCAAG GGATGCTGtgaagaaatgtgtttctgtctgtctgtcctaa
- the SFT2D2 gene encoding vesicle transport protein SFT2B isoform X2: MDKLKRVLSGRDAEEPSGLSEVIDSTSLGWGTRVKGFIACFAIGCLCSLLGSCLLWVPKKGLMLFAVFYTLGNIASIGSTIFLMGPMKQLKRMFEPTRLIATIVMLWRKAGLALLFCILQFFALAWYSISFIPFARDAVKKCVSVCLS, encoded by the exons ATGGACAAGCTCAAGCGGGTGCTGAGCGGCCGCGACGCGGAGGAGCCGAGCGGGCTCTCGGAG GTTATTGATTCAACTTCGTTAGGTTGGGGCACCAGAGTGAAAGGCTTCATTGCTTGTTTTGCAATAGGATGCCTGTGCTCGCTCTTG GGTAGTTGTCTGCTATGGGTACCAAAGAAGGGGCTGATGCTCTTTGCAGTGTTTTATACACTGGGGAACATTGCATCTATTGGGAG cacTATTTTTCTTATGGGACCAATGAAACAATTGAAAAGGATGTTTGAGCCCACACGTTTGATTGCTACTATTGTTATGCTG tgGCGTAAGGCAGGACTGGCACTCCTTTTCTGCATCTTACAGTTTTTTGCCTTGGCATG GTACAGCATTTCCTTCATACCATTTGCAAG GGATGCTGtgaagaaatgtgtttctgtctgtctgtcctaa
- the TIPRL gene encoding TIP41-like protein isoform X1 produces the protein MHPVFQSSRRDFTFGPWKLSAAQTHIMKSAQAERLAEELHMPSLPEMMFGDNILRIQHDRGFGIEFNATDALKCVNNCQGMIKVACAEEWQESRSETEHTKEVVKPYDWTYTTDYKGTLLGDTATLKVVPTTEHINTEKLKAREQIMFFEEVLLFEDELHDHGVSSLSVKIRVMPSSFFVLLRFFLRVDGVLIRMNDTRLHHEADKAYMLREYTSRESKISSLKHVPPSLFTEPNEISQYLPIKETICEKLEFPEKLEPKAEASLETMCVKSK, from the exons ATGCACCCCGTGTTCCAGAGCAGCCGGCGCGACTTCACCTTCGGGCCCTGGAAGCTGAGCGCCGCCCAGACGCACATCATGAAGTCGGCGCAGGCCGAGAG atTGGCTGAAGAATTACACATGCCTTCCCTGCCAGAGATGATGTTTGGAGACAATATCCTAAGAATACAGCATGATCGTGGTTTTGGAATTGAGTTCAATGCAACAGATGCTTTAAAATGTGTCAATAATTGTCAAGGTATGATCAAAGTGGCTTGTGCAGAGGAGTGGCAAGAGAGCAG GAGTGAGACTGAGCACACGAAGGAAGTTGTCAAGCCATATGATTGGACTTACACAACAGACTATAAAGGAACGTTGCTGGGAGATACAGCAACGTTAAAG gttgtcCCTACAACAGAACacataaatacagagaaattgaaAGCCAGAGAACAAATTATGTTTTTTGAAGAAGTACTTCTGTTTGAAGATGAACTTCACGATCATGGAGTATCAAGTTTGAGTGTAAAAATA agagTTATGCCTTCCAGCTTTTTTGTGCTGTTGAGGTTTTTCTTGCGAGTCGATGGGGTACTTATCAGGATGAATGATACAAGGCTTCATCATGAG gCTGACAAGGCCTACATGTTGCGAGAATATACatccagagaaagcaaaatatcaAGTTTAAAg CACGTTCCACCTTCCCTGTTCACGGAACCAAATGAGATCTCTCAGTATCTACCCATAAAGGAGACTATCTGTGAAAAACTAGAAttcccagagaagctggagCCTAAAGCAGAAGCATCACTGGAAACCATGTGTGTTAAGTCTAAATAA
- the TIPRL gene encoding TIP41-like protein isoform X2, with the protein MHPVFQSSRRDFTFGPWKLSAAQTHIMKSAQAERLAEELHMPSLPEMMFGDNILRIQHDRGFGIEFNATDALKCVNNCQGMIKVACAEEWQESRSETEHTKEVVKPYDWTYTTDYKGTLLGDTATLKVVPTTEHINTEKLKAREQIMFFEEVLLFEDELHDHGVSSLSVKIADKAYMLREYTSRESKISSLKHVPPSLFTEPNEISQYLPIKETICEKLEFPEKLEPKAEASLETMCVKSK; encoded by the exons ATGCACCCCGTGTTCCAGAGCAGCCGGCGCGACTTCACCTTCGGGCCCTGGAAGCTGAGCGCCGCCCAGACGCACATCATGAAGTCGGCGCAGGCCGAGAG atTGGCTGAAGAATTACACATGCCTTCCCTGCCAGAGATGATGTTTGGAGACAATATCCTAAGAATACAGCATGATCGTGGTTTTGGAATTGAGTTCAATGCAACAGATGCTTTAAAATGTGTCAATAATTGTCAAGGTATGATCAAAGTGGCTTGTGCAGAGGAGTGGCAAGAGAGCAG GAGTGAGACTGAGCACACGAAGGAAGTTGTCAAGCCATATGATTGGACTTACACAACAGACTATAAAGGAACGTTGCTGGGAGATACAGCAACGTTAAAG gttgtcCCTACAACAGAACacataaatacagagaaattgaaAGCCAGAGAACAAATTATGTTTTTTGAAGAAGTACTTCTGTTTGAAGATGAACTTCACGATCATGGAGTATCAAGTTTGAGTGTAAAAATA gCTGACAAGGCCTACATGTTGCGAGAATATACatccagagaaagcaaaatatcaAGTTTAAAg CACGTTCCACCTTCCCTGTTCACGGAACCAAATGAGATCTCTCAGTATCTACCCATAAAGGAGACTATCTGTGAAAAACTAGAAttcccagagaagctggagCCTAAAGCAGAAGCATCACTGGAAACCATGTGTGTTAAGTCTAAATAA
- the GPR161 gene encoding G-protein coupled receptor 161 isoform X1 — protein sequence MSSNSSLSNVKGLRNLTTQEDGAVRVTESIAIIVIAIFICLGNLVIVVTLYRKSYLLTLSNKFVFSLTLSNFLLSVLVLPFVVTSSIRREWIFGVVWCNFSALLYMLISSASMLTLGLIAIDRYYAVLYPMVYPMKITGNRAVVALVYVWLHSLIGCLPPLFGWSSLEFDQFKWMCVAAWHKEAGYTAFWQIWCALLPFVVMMICYGFIFRVARIKARKIHCGSVVIVEEDSQRNGRKNSSTSTSSSGSRRNAFQGVVYSANQCKAFITILVVIGAFVITWGPYMVVITSEALWGKNSISPALETLATWLSFSSAICHPLIYGLWNKTVRKELLGMCFGDRYYREPFVQRHRTSRLFSISNRITDLGLSPHLTALMAGGRPLGNSSSTGDTGFSCSQDSGTDAMLLEDDSSDGPHAPHCICPPRRRSSVTFEDEVEQIKEAAKNSILHVKAEVHKSLDSYASSLARAIEADVKISLFGEDALPGALFPVRTLPGSNMNTRRGVRPHASQRLQLQSIDEGNI from the exons ATGAGCAGCAATTCCTCCCTCAGCAATGTGAAGGGCCTGAGGAACCTCACCACGCAGGAAGACGGGGCGGTCAGAGTCACCGAGTCCATTGCTATAATCGTCATTGCTATTTTCATCTGTTTGGGCAACCTGGTGATTGTCGTCACCCTCTATCGGAAGTCTTACCTTCTCACGTTGAGCAACAAGTTTGTGTTCAGCCTGACCCTCTCCAACTTTCTGCTCTCTGTACTGGTGCTGCCTTTTGTTGTCACCAGCTCCATCAGGCGAGAATGGATCTTTGGAGTTGTTTGGTGCAATTTCTCAGCCCTGCTCTACATGCTGATCAGCTCAGCCAGCATGCTCACTCTTGGACTCATAGCTATAGACCG GTACTACGCTGTGCTGTACCCGATGGTTTACCCGATGAAGATAACAGGCAACAGAGCAGTGGTAGCTCTTGTGTATGTGTGGCTACATTCCCTTATtggctgcctccctcccctttttGGGTGGTCGTCTTTGGAGTTTGACCAGTTCAAGTGGATGTGTGTGGCGGCCTGGCATAAAGAGGCTGGCTACACTGCCTTTTGGCAGATCTGGTGCGCGTTGCTGCCTTTCGTGGTCATGATGATCTGCTATGGATTCATATTCCGCGTGGCAAGGATTAAGGCCCGCAAAATCCACTGTGGTAGCGTCGTCATCGTGGAGGAGGACTCCCAGAGGAACGGGAGGAAGAACTCCAGCACCTCCACGTCCTCTTCTGGCAGCCGAAGGAACGCTTTCCAAGGGGTTGTCTACTCGGCCAACCAGTGCAAAGCTTTCATAACCATCTTGGTTGTCATCGGTGCTTTTGTGATTACGTGGGGGCCTTACATGGTAGTAATTACATCAGAGgcactttggggaaaaaatagtatttcccCTGCCTTGGAGACATTAGCTACATGGCTGTCCTTTTCCAGTGCCATTTGCCATCCGTTAATTTATGGACTGTGGAACAAGACGGTGCGCAAGGAACTACTTGGGATGTGCTTTGGGGATCGGTATTACCGCGAGCCCTTTGTCCAGCGGCACAGGACATCGAGGTTGTTCAGCATTTCCAACAGGATCACAG ATCTGGGACTATCTCCTCATCTCACTGCCCTCATGGCAGGTGGGCGGCCATtagggaacagcagcagcacaggagacaCAGGGTTCAGCTGCTCACAGGATTCAG GAACAGATGCAATGCTTCTTGAAGATGATAGCTCAGATGGCCCTCATGCCCCACACTGCATCTGTCCTCCTCGAAGGAGGAGTTCAGTGACTTTTGAAGATGAAGTAGAGCAAATTAAAG aagctgcAAAGAATTCTATTCTTCATGTAAAAGCTGAAGTCCATAAATCTCTGGACAGTTACGCATCCAGTTTAGCAAGAGCTATTGAAGCTGATGTGAAAATCAGCTTGTTTGGGGAAGATGCTTTACCAGGAGCTCTGTTCCCTGTGCGGACTCTACCAGGAAGCAATATGAACACACGGCGTGGTGTCAGGCCCCATGCTAGCCAAAGACTTCAGTTGCAGAGTATCGATGAAGGGAATATTTGA
- the GPR161 gene encoding G-protein coupled receptor 161 isoform X2 has protein sequence MVYPMKITGNRAVVALVYVWLHSLIGCLPPLFGWSSLEFDQFKWMCVAAWHKEAGYTAFWQIWCALLPFVVMMICYGFIFRVARIKARKIHCGSVVIVEEDSQRNGRKNSSTSTSSSGSRRNAFQGVVYSANQCKAFITILVVIGAFVITWGPYMVVITSEALWGKNSISPALETLATWLSFSSAICHPLIYGLWNKTVRKELLGMCFGDRYYREPFVQRHRTSRLFSISNRITDLGLSPHLTALMAGGRPLGNSSSTGDTGFSCSQDSGTDAMLLEDDSSDGPHAPHCICPPRRRSSVTFEDEVEQIKEAAKNSILHVKAEVHKSLDSYASSLARAIEADVKISLFGEDALPGALFPVRTLPGSNMNTRRGVRPHASQRLQLQSIDEGNI, from the exons ATGGTTTACCCGATGAAGATAACAGGCAACAGAGCAGTGGTAGCTCTTGTGTATGTGTGGCTACATTCCCTTATtggctgcctccctcccctttttGGGTGGTCGTCTTTGGAGTTTGACCAGTTCAAGTGGATGTGTGTGGCGGCCTGGCATAAAGAGGCTGGCTACACTGCCTTTTGGCAGATCTGGTGCGCGTTGCTGCCTTTCGTGGTCATGATGATCTGCTATGGATTCATATTCCGCGTGGCAAGGATTAAGGCCCGCAAAATCCACTGTGGTAGCGTCGTCATCGTGGAGGAGGACTCCCAGAGGAACGGGAGGAAGAACTCCAGCACCTCCACGTCCTCTTCTGGCAGCCGAAGGAACGCTTTCCAAGGGGTTGTCTACTCGGCCAACCAGTGCAAAGCTTTCATAACCATCTTGGTTGTCATCGGTGCTTTTGTGATTACGTGGGGGCCTTACATGGTAGTAATTACATCAGAGgcactttggggaaaaaatagtatttcccCTGCCTTGGAGACATTAGCTACATGGCTGTCCTTTTCCAGTGCCATTTGCCATCCGTTAATTTATGGACTGTGGAACAAGACGGTGCGCAAGGAACTACTTGGGATGTGCTTTGGGGATCGGTATTACCGCGAGCCCTTTGTCCAGCGGCACAGGACATCGAGGTTGTTCAGCATTTCCAACAGGATCACAG ATCTGGGACTATCTCCTCATCTCACTGCCCTCATGGCAGGTGGGCGGCCATtagggaacagcagcagcacaggagacaCAGGGTTCAGCTGCTCACAGGATTCAG GAACAGATGCAATGCTTCTTGAAGATGATAGCTCAGATGGCCCTCATGCCCCACACTGCATCTGTCCTCCTCGAAGGAGGAGTTCAGTGACTTTTGAAGATGAAGTAGAGCAAATTAAAG aagctgcAAAGAATTCTATTCTTCATGTAAAAGCTGAAGTCCATAAATCTCTGGACAGTTACGCATCCAGTTTAGCAAGAGCTATTGAAGCTGATGTGAAAATCAGCTTGTTTGGGGAAGATGCTTTACCAGGAGCTCTGTTCCCTGTGCGGACTCTACCAGGAAGCAATATGAACACACGGCGTGGTGTCAGGCCCCATGCTAGCCAAAGACTTCAGTTGCAGAGTATCGATGAAGGGAATATTTGA